The Mycolicibacterium flavescens genome has a segment encoding these proteins:
- a CDS encoding PAS domain-containing protein, with protein MTDTADFHQRYERERARADDLADRDVFRSALVNSLQEGFFITDATGCVVEINDAFAEVTGYGEEDLPYPMPHPWAVDGVAADDRRAALVRDGRMTAETKIRHRDGRTRWVAISINAVPDHNSRRGLYVGTIRDVTAPRAAAERDRAMARLATAVSVAKDVDEVLAITLAQCRVPLDAQRLIAVTWPKADGEEPTVRVAGEPAVTSWRDLGEDWRRTFEDARTWIPLTVTPVGAVPSAGTTRGFVAVLSGARDVVLCLEHQVPRVVSAEDRRLVSALVGHLSSALQHVRQFESARETSLTLQRSLLSPIDLPPGFAVRYEPAVHPLEIGGDFYDVLPVGDGRIGIVVGDCVGRGLAAAAVMGQLRASTRALLLTGARPSTVLEHLDAVAEFIPDAYCTTVFVAIVDTVSASVEYSNAGHVPPVLVPTTASPQLLDEASSVPLAVTHSRPRPQTTHPLPAGSTLMLYTDGLIERRDRSIDSQIDRMSAVLADTARMPIEGVADAVLRALVPDGGFDDDVAIVIYRSPKASLVIDDTATAEKLTEIRHRLGAWLAANGASDESVSDLILVVNEACSNSVEHAYRGHEPGRMRIEAEIHDTAIHVRVTDFGSWKAPPPDPGTRGRGLLLMRAVSDRVDLDGTAAGTTVDMTFQLPEIRV; from the coding sequence ATGACCGACACCGCAGACTTTCACCAGCGCTACGAACGCGAACGAGCGAGAGCCGACGATCTCGCCGATCGCGACGTGTTCCGCAGCGCGTTGGTGAACTCGCTTCAAGAGGGTTTCTTCATCACCGACGCCACCGGGTGCGTCGTCGAGATCAACGACGCCTTCGCCGAGGTCACCGGATACGGCGAGGAGGACCTGCCCTATCCGATGCCTCATCCCTGGGCGGTCGACGGGGTCGCGGCCGACGATCGCAGGGCCGCGCTGGTGCGCGACGGACGCATGACGGCCGAGACCAAGATCAGGCACCGCGACGGACGCACGCGCTGGGTCGCGATCAGCATCAACGCCGTCCCCGACCACAACTCGCGGCGCGGTCTCTATGTCGGCACCATCCGCGATGTCACGGCGCCCCGCGCCGCGGCGGAGCGCGACCGGGCGATGGCGCGGTTGGCGACGGCGGTGAGCGTCGCCAAGGACGTCGACGAGGTGCTGGCGATAACGCTCGCGCAGTGCCGCGTTCCGTTGGATGCGCAGCGTCTGATCGCGGTGACGTGGCCGAAGGCCGACGGTGAGGAGCCGACGGTGCGGGTGGCCGGTGAACCCGCGGTCACCTCGTGGAGGGACCTCGGCGAGGACTGGCGCCGTACGTTCGAGGACGCCCGCACGTGGATACCGCTGACGGTGACGCCGGTCGGCGCGGTGCCCAGCGCCGGCACCACCAGGGGCTTCGTCGCCGTGCTCTCCGGTGCGCGGGACGTCGTGCTGTGCCTCGAGCACCAGGTTCCGCGGGTGGTCAGCGCGGAGGACCGGCGACTGGTCTCGGCCCTCGTCGGCCACCTCAGCTCGGCTTTGCAGCATGTGCGGCAGTTCGAGAGCGCCAGGGAGACATCGCTGACGCTGCAGCGCTCGCTGCTGTCCCCGATCGATCTGCCGCCGGGATTCGCCGTGCGCTACGAGCCCGCCGTTCATCCGCTGGAGATCGGTGGCGACTTCTACGACGTGCTTCCCGTCGGTGACGGCCGGATCGGCATCGTGGTCGGGGACTGCGTGGGGCGCGGACTCGCGGCCGCCGCCGTGATGGGACAGCTGCGTGCGTCGACGCGCGCGCTGCTGCTCACGGGGGCGCGACCGTCGACGGTGCTCGAACACCTCGACGCCGTCGCCGAGTTCATCCCGGACGCCTACTGCACCACTGTGTTCGTCGCGATCGTCGACACCGTGTCCGCATCCGTGGAGTACAGCAACGCCGGTCACGTCCCGCCGGTGCTGGTGCCTACAACCGCGTCACCGCAACTGCTCGACGAGGCGAGCTCGGTCCCCCTGGCCGTGACGCACTCGCGGCCCCGCCCGCAGACGACGCATCCGTTACCCGCGGGCTCGACACTGATGCTCTACACCGACGGCCTGATCGAACGCCGTGACCGGTCGATCGACTCCCAGATCGACCGGATGTCGGCGGTGTTGGCCGATACCGCGAGGATGCCGATCGAAGGTGTCGCCGACGCGGTGCTGCGCGCGTTGGTGCCTGACGGTGGTTTCGACGACGACGTGGCGATCGTGATCTACCGGTCGCCGAAGGCCTCCCTCGTCATCGACGACACCGCCACCGCGGAGAAGTTGACCGAGATCCGGCACCGGTTGGGGGCCTGGCTGGCCGCCAACGGCGCCTCCGACGAGTCGGTTTCCGATCTCATCCTCGTCGTCAACGAGGCCTGCTCCAACAGCGTCGAGCACGCCTACCGCGGGCACGAGCCGGGGCGCATGCGCATCGAGGCCGAGATCCACGACACGGCGATCCACGTGCGGGTCACCGACTTCGGGTCGTGGAAGGCGCCGCCTCCCGATCCCGGCACCCGGGGCCGGGGCCTGTTGTTGATGCGCGCCGTCAGCGATCGCGTGGATCTCGACGGCACGGCGGCCGGCACCACCGTGGATATGACGTTTCAGCTACCGGAGATTCGAGTTTGA
- the proP_5 gene encoding arabinose efflux permease family protein has protein sequence MPSDVRKAITGASIGNAVEWFDFAIYGFLATFIAANFFPAGNETAALLNTFAIFAAAFFMRPLGGFVFGPLGDKIGRQRVLALVILLMSGATVLIGVLPTYASIGVAAPLLLLLLRCLQGFSAGGEYGGGAVYLAEFASQRRRGLTITFMAWSGVLGFLLGSITVTLLQALLPTEAMESYGWRIPFLIAGPLGLVGLYIRLRLDDTPHFAELSKTDRVAESPLREAFTTSWRPILQVIGMFIVFNVGYYVVFTFLPTYFIQTLEFSQTDAFLSVTLASLVALILILPLAALSDRIGRRPMLIAGSVAFAVVGYPLFLLLNSGSLVAAIAAHCGLAVIESIYVSTAVSAGVELFATTVRYSGFSIGYNICVAGFGGTTPYVVTWLTAETGNDLAPAWYLVVAAVVSLATIITLRESAGRPLAQTADRRPAARVAS, from the coding sequence ATGCCAAGCGATGTGCGGAAGGCGATCACAGGCGCGTCGATCGGGAACGCCGTCGAGTGGTTCGACTTCGCGATCTACGGCTTCCTGGCGACATTCATCGCGGCCAACTTCTTTCCGGCGGGCAACGAGACGGCGGCACTGCTGAACACGTTCGCGATTTTCGCGGCCGCCTTCTTCATGCGTCCGCTCGGCGGATTCGTCTTCGGCCCCCTGGGCGACAAGATCGGCAGGCAACGGGTCCTGGCGTTGGTGATCCTGCTGATGTCGGGCGCGACCGTCCTCATCGGCGTGCTGCCCACCTACGCCTCGATCGGCGTCGCCGCGCCGCTGCTCCTTCTGCTCCTGCGTTGCCTCCAGGGATTCTCCGCCGGCGGTGAATACGGCGGCGGCGCCGTCTATCTCGCGGAGTTCGCATCCCAACGACGCCGCGGGCTGACCATCACCTTCATGGCGTGGTCCGGCGTGCTGGGCTTCCTGCTCGGCTCCATCACCGTGACGCTCCTTCAGGCGCTGCTGCCCACCGAGGCGATGGAGAGCTACGGCTGGCGCATCCCGTTCCTGATCGCCGGGCCACTGGGCCTCGTCGGCCTCTACATCCGGCTGCGCCTCGACGACACACCGCACTTCGCCGAGCTCAGCAAGACCGACCGCGTCGCGGAGTCGCCGCTGCGTGAGGCGTTCACGACGTCATGGCGGCCGATCCTGCAAGTCATCGGCATGTTCATCGTCTTCAATGTCGGCTACTACGTGGTGTTCACGTTCCTGCCGACCTACTTCATCCAGACGCTCGAGTTCTCCCAGACCGACGCCTTCCTCTCGGTCACGCTGGCCAGCCTCGTCGCACTCATCCTCATCCTTCCGTTGGCCGCGCTGTCGGATCGGATCGGCCGCCGTCCGATGCTGATTGCCGGGTCGGTGGCCTTCGCGGTTGTCGGCTATCCGCTCTTCCTGCTGCTCAATTCGGGGTCGCTGGTCGCCGCGATCGCCGCCCACTGCGGCCTGGCGGTCATCGAGTCGATCTACGTCTCCACCGCGGTGTCGGCCGGCGTCGAACTGTTCGCGACCACCGTGCGCTACAGCGGATTCTCGATCGGTTACAACATCTGCGTCGCCGGGTTCGGCGGCACCACCCCGTATGTGGTCACCTGGTTGACCGCCGAGACCGGCAACGACCTCGCCCCAGCGTGGTACTTGGTCGTCGCTGCGGTGGTCTCGCTCGCGACGATCATCACGCTGCGGGAGTCCGCGGGCCGGCCGCTCGCGCAGACCGCGGATCGACGGCCCGCGGCTAGGGTGGCTTCATGA
- the rsbV_3 gene encoding anti-anti-sigma factor yields the protein MLTVGGDVDLATVPAFQAAITEALAQEPSALVVDLLAVDFLASAGLQALVATHETVSKSARFAVVADGPATSRPIQLTGLDQVFSLYPTLAEALGALKSGS from the coding sequence GTGTTGACGGTCGGCGGTGACGTCGACCTCGCCACGGTTCCGGCGTTCCAGGCGGCGATCACCGAGGCGCTCGCGCAGGAGCCCTCCGCCCTCGTCGTCGACCTGCTGGCGGTGGACTTCCTCGCGTCCGCGGGTTTGCAGGCGCTGGTCGCGACGCACGAGACCGTCAGCAAGTCGGCCCGCTTCGCGGTGGTGGCCGATGGGCCCGCGACCAGCAGGCCGATCCAGCTGACCGGCCTCGACCAGGTCTTCTCGCTGTATCCGACCTTGGCCGAGGCGTTGGGCGCGCTGAAGTCCGGTTCCTAG
- a CDS encoding response regulator with putative antiterminator output domain, whose amino-acid sequence MPAPSFQPRKHPELITLLHRILERLQADVSNTLGVAVTVHDKRFNEDASALATLGIEEKMIAAQLSGLGGPVADALTHQVPVLSLDLWTDDRWPDLTFDAAAGFAGGIATDLKAVHGAAAVPGLWREDAAIVLSCTLTEPASAVTITTLVAYEQLVSAALVTTAAQNEAAFEDLLAALQSRGAIEQAKGVLMGLVGCDAEQAWSMLRRASQEFNVKLRELAVALLEHVSGRPAQQPGIAEPIAPQESAREAARLLWTAMAHEERRSDGP is encoded by the coding sequence GTGCCAGCACCCAGCTTTCAGCCTCGCAAGCATCCCGAGCTGATCACACTGTTACACCGGATCCTCGAACGATTGCAGGCCGACGTGTCGAACACCCTGGGGGTTGCCGTCACCGTCCACGACAAGCGGTTCAACGAGGACGCGTCTGCACTCGCGACGCTCGGTATCGAAGAGAAGATGATCGCAGCTCAGCTGTCCGGACTCGGCGGGCCCGTGGCCGACGCATTGACTCATCAGGTGCCGGTGCTGAGCCTCGATCTGTGGACCGATGACCGTTGGCCCGACCTGACCTTCGATGCGGCCGCCGGATTCGCCGGCGGGATCGCGACCGACTTGAAAGCCGTACACGGAGCCGCGGCCGTGCCGGGCCTCTGGCGTGAGGACGCGGCGATTGTGTTGTCGTGCACGTTAACCGAGCCCGCCTCGGCGGTCACCATCACGACACTTGTCGCCTACGAGCAACTCGTCTCGGCGGCCCTGGTCACCACCGCCGCCCAGAACGAGGCCGCGTTCGAGGACCTGCTGGCCGCGCTGCAGTCGCGCGGCGCGATCGAGCAGGCCAAGGGTGTATTGATGGGGTTGGTCGGCTGCGACGCCGAGCAGGCGTGGAGCATGCTGCGTCGCGCGAGCCAGGAGTTCAACGTCAAGCTGCGCGAACTGGCCGTGGCGCTGTTGGAACATGTCAGCGGTCGTCCGGCCCAGCAACCGGGGATCGCCGAGCCGATCGCTCCACAGGAGTCGGCGCGTGAGGCGGCGCGGCTCTTGTGGACAGCGATGGCGCATGAGGAGCGTCGATCCGACGGGCCGTAG
- the fusA_2 gene encoding translation elongation factor 2 (EF-2/EF-G), which translates to MVDKTTHSQGAGAAPNADSPAAIRNVVLVGPSGGGKTTLVEALLVAAGVLTRQGSVQDGTTVCDSDDAEIAQQRSVGLALASLRHDGIKVNLIDTPGYADFVGELRAGLRAADCALFVIAANEGVDEPTKALWLECSQVGMPRAVVITKLDHARANYPNALAGAQQAFGDKVLPLYLPANSPCTGLIGLLSEAHYEYADGKRTATHAPDDSYADAISEHRGLLIEGIIEESEDETLMERYLGGEEIDRSVLIDDLEKAVARATFFPALPVCSGTGVGTQELLEIITAGFPSPPEHRLPEVFTPQGKPRAELPCDPNGPLLAEVVKTTSDPYVGRVSLVRVFSGTIAPDSTVHVSGHFSSFFGGSGSLTGSLAAHEDHDEDERIGSLSFPLGKQQRPASSVIAGDICAIGRLSRAETGDTLSDKSDPLVLRPWSMPEPLLPIAVQPRAKTDEDKLSGGLQRLAAEDPTLRIEQNPETHQIVLWTMGEAHANVVLDALSRRYGVAVDGVELRIPLRETFGGKAKGHGRHVKQSGGHGQYAVCDIEVEPLPEGSGFEFIDKVVGGAVPRQFIPSVEKGIRAQMEKGVGPGYPVVDIRVTLFDGKAHSVDSSDFAFQMAGGLALREAAAATKVNLLEPVDEVTVLIPDDFVGAIMGDLAGRRGRVLGTEKVGDDRTLVKAEIPEVELSRYAIDLRSLAHGAGTFTRTFARYDPMPDHAAAKVTSTV; encoded by the coding sequence ATGGTTGACAAGACGACACATTCCCAGGGCGCCGGAGCCGCCCCGAACGCGGACAGTCCGGCCGCCATCCGCAATGTGGTGCTGGTGGGCCCATCGGGTGGCGGCAAGACAACACTCGTCGAGGCACTTCTGGTGGCCGCAGGAGTCCTGACCAGACAGGGTTCCGTTCAGGACGGCACCACCGTCTGCGACAGCGACGACGCCGAGATCGCCCAACAACGTTCGGTAGGCCTTGCGCTCGCGTCCCTACGACACGACGGCATCAAGGTCAATCTCATCGACACCCCCGGCTACGCCGACTTCGTCGGGGAACTGCGAGCGGGATTGCGTGCCGCGGACTGCGCGCTGTTCGTGATCGCCGCCAACGAAGGAGTCGACGAACCCACCAAGGCGCTGTGGCTCGAATGCAGCCAGGTGGGAATGCCGCGCGCCGTAGTCATCACCAAACTCGACCACGCCCGCGCGAACTACCCCAACGCGTTGGCCGGCGCGCAGCAGGCGTTCGGCGACAAGGTACTTCCGCTGTACCTGCCCGCGAACTCACCGTGCACCGGGCTGATCGGGCTGTTGTCCGAGGCGCACTACGAATACGCCGACGGTAAACGCACCGCCACCCATGCACCCGACGACTCGTACGCCGACGCGATCTCCGAGCACCGCGGCCTGCTGATCGAGGGCATCATCGAGGAGTCCGAAGACGAGACGCTGATGGAGCGCTACCTCGGCGGTGAGGAGATCGACCGGTCGGTGCTCATCGACGACCTGGAGAAAGCCGTCGCAAGGGCGACGTTCTTCCCCGCGCTCCCGGTGTGCAGCGGCACGGGCGTCGGCACGCAGGAACTGCTTGAGATCATCACCGCCGGCTTTCCCTCACCGCCCGAACACCGGCTGCCCGAGGTCTTCACGCCGCAGGGCAAACCGCGCGCCGAGCTTCCGTGCGACCCGAACGGCCCGCTGCTGGCCGAGGTCGTCAAGACGACATCCGATCCCTACGTGGGACGGGTGAGCCTGGTCCGGGTGTTCTCGGGAACCATCGCTCCCGACTCGACAGTGCATGTGTCCGGCCACTTCTCGTCGTTCTTCGGCGGGAGCGGCTCCCTGACCGGCTCGCTCGCAGCGCACGAGGATCACGACGAGGACGAGCGCATCGGGTCGCTGTCCTTTCCGCTCGGCAAGCAGCAGCGTCCCGCTTCCTCGGTGATCGCCGGCGACATCTGCGCGATCGGACGTCTCAGCCGGGCCGAGACCGGTGACACGCTGTCCGACAAGTCCGATCCGCTCGTGCTGCGGCCATGGAGCATGCCCGAACCGCTGCTGCCCATCGCGGTGCAGCCACGAGCGAAGACCGACGAAGACAAACTGTCCGGCGGTCTGCAACGGTTGGCCGCCGAGGATCCGACCCTGCGCATCGAGCAGAACCCCGAGACACATCAGATCGTGCTCTGGACGATGGGCGAAGCGCACGCCAACGTCGTCCTCGATGCGCTGTCGCGGCGCTACGGCGTCGCCGTCGACGGCGTCGAGTTGCGCATTCCATTGCGAGAAACGTTCGGCGGCAAGGCCAAAGGACACGGGCGCCACGTCAAGCAGTCCGGCGGGCACGGCCAGTACGCGGTCTGCGACATCGAGGTCGAGCCGCTGCCCGAAGGCTCCGGTTTCGAGTTCATCGACAAAGTCGTCGGCGGCGCGGTGCCCCGCCAATTCATCCCGAGCGTCGAAAAGGGCATTCGGGCGCAGATGGAGAAGGGCGTCGGACCCGGCTACCCGGTCGTCGACATCCGCGTCACGCTGTTCGACGGCAAGGCCCACAGCGTCGACTCGTCCGACTTCGCCTTCCAGATGGCCGGCGGCCTCGCGCTGCGGGAAGCGGCCGCGGCGACCAAGGTGAACCTGCTCGAACCAGTCGACGAGGTGACGGTGCTGATTCCCGACGACTTCGTCGGCGCCATCATGGGCGATTTGGCCGGGCGGCGGGGCCGTGTGCTCGGCACCGAAAAGGTCGGCGACGACCGCACACTGGTCAAGGCCGAGATCCCCGAGGTCGAGCTGAGCCGCTACGCCATCGACCTGCGTTCGCTGGCCCACGGTGCCGGCACGTTCACCAGGACCTTCGCCCGTTACGACCCGATGCCCGACCACGCTGCCGCGAAGGTCACATCGACGGTGTGA
- the pcp_2 gene encoding putative protease: protein MSVRHLGVLALITVGVFVLVSDLRPVSARFGGEVIAGPYSYLLASSTDLGPSLDSGVQLTMALRDEHRPVGMYAWADGHGLSVRWRPGHPWAVVEGPAASVADAFDVEVRDYRGRRGQVFYASPQQPDVPDALREEVSEIGRILGYMPHHLSHIWTLPLDVPDKGLTPEALRNTYNAAPLAAAGYTGKGTTIVFFAFDGFDQADLDSFADTYDLPRFTPEVIGELDEPRGEATMDLQVAHAVAPDARKVVVSALPTVTADGAFERIGQMLEETDRRYPGAVWSFSIGWGCDKLITAADLAPVRSALATAQSHGTTAFNASGDLAGLECKGGDDWSSPPGESDVGLDSIASLPEMTDVGGTTLSTDSDGRWLSEQAWFDVPLSVGTGGGVSAVFDRPDWQREVWPDRDTDRRLTPDVAAVADPFTGVRIVFAQTPLVGGGTSQSAPIWAGLAAVMNQYLLANGGRLLGDLNPLLYRISRGAPLPAFRDVTLGGNAVADALPGYDLVTGLGTPDVDNLVRNVLTLQKAAA from the coding sequence GTGAGTGTGCGGCATCTCGGCGTGCTGGCGCTGATCACGGTGGGCGTATTCGTACTCGTCTCCGATCTGCGCCCCGTCTCCGCGCGCTTCGGCGGCGAGGTGATCGCCGGGCCGTACTCCTACCTGTTGGCGAGCTCGACCGATCTGGGGCCCTCGCTCGACAGCGGGGTTCAGCTGACGATGGCGCTGCGCGACGAACACCGCCCCGTGGGAATGTACGCATGGGCCGACGGCCACGGTCTTTCCGTTCGCTGGCGCCCCGGTCATCCCTGGGCGGTGGTGGAAGGACCGGCGGCGTCCGTCGCGGATGCGTTCGACGTCGAGGTCCGTGACTACCGCGGCCGCCGCGGCCAGGTTTTCTACGCATCCCCGCAACAACCGGACGTGCCGGATGCGTTGCGCGAGGAGGTCTCTGAGATCGGCCGGATCCTCGGCTACATGCCGCACCACTTGTCGCACATCTGGACGCTGCCGCTGGATGTGCCGGACAAGGGCCTGACTCCCGAGGCGCTGCGCAACACCTACAACGCCGCACCGCTTGCCGCGGCCGGCTACACAGGCAAGGGCACCACAATCGTGTTCTTCGCCTTCGACGGCTTCGACCAGGCCGACCTCGACAGCTTCGCCGACACTTACGACCTGCCCCGCTTCACCCCCGAGGTGATCGGTGAACTCGACGAACCGCGCGGGGAAGCCACGATGGACCTTCAGGTGGCGCACGCGGTCGCTCCCGATGCGCGCAAGGTCGTGGTCAGTGCGCTTCCGACCGTCACCGCCGACGGCGCGTTCGAACGCATCGGCCAGATGCTCGAGGAGACGGACCGCCGGTATCCCGGCGCCGTGTGGAGCTTCTCCATCGGGTGGGGCTGCGACAAGCTGATCACGGCTGCCGACCTCGCCCCTGTGCGCTCGGCGCTGGCCACCGCGCAGTCACACGGCACCACGGCGTTCAACGCCAGTGGCGACCTGGCGGGCCTCGAGTGCAAAGGCGGCGACGACTGGTCCTCGCCGCCGGGCGAGTCCGACGTCGGCCTGGACTCGATCGCCTCGCTGCCCGAGATGACCGATGTGGGCGGCACCACCCTGTCCACGGACAGCGACGGTCGGTGGCTGTCCGAGCAGGCCTGGTTCGACGTGCCGTTGTCGGTGGGCACGGGCGGCGGTGTCTCGGCGGTGTTCGACCGTCCCGACTGGCAGCGCGAGGTGTGGCCCGACCGCGACACCGACAGAAGGCTGACTCCGGACGTCGCGGCCGTCGCGGACCCGTTCACCGGTGTGCGCATCGTCTTTGCGCAGACGCCGTTGGTCGGTGGCGGCACGTCGCAGTCGGCACCGATATGGGCGGGCCTGGCCGCGGTGATGAACCAGTACCTGCTCGCCAACGGCGGCCGCCTGCTCGGCGACCTGAACCCATTGCTGTACCGCATCTCGCGGGGCGCCCCGCTGCCGGCCTTCCGCGACGTCACCCTCGGAGGTAACGCGGTCGCGGACGCGCTGCCCGGCTATGACCTGGTGACCGGCCTCGGCACTCCGGACGTCGACAACCTCGTGCGCAACGTGCTCACGCTCCAGAAGGCGGCGGCATGA
- a CDS encoding transmembrane protein, whose translation MNLRRLLVLVGAVVLLVGVIAMLVPVSISGPDNQKISCGNAIAADDSQASQANSNDPNQLKNLPIIDELTEDPPDYVAQCHSAVSDRRTWSIPVAVIGLVVLVAGFLVGGRTTRAG comes from the coding sequence ATGAATCTGCGACGTTTGCTTGTGCTGGTCGGTGCGGTGGTCCTTCTGGTTGGAGTCATCGCCATGCTCGTCCCGGTGTCGATCTCCGGGCCGGACAACCAGAAGATCTCGTGTGGCAATGCCATCGCCGCGGACGACTCCCAGGCCAGCCAGGCCAACAGCAACGATCCCAACCAGCTGAAGAACCTCCCGATCATCGATGAGCTGACTGAAGATCCGCCGGACTACGTCGCGCAGTGCCACTCGGCGGTATCCGATCGTCGCACGTGGTCGATCCCGGTCGCGGTCATCGGTCTGGTCGTGCTGGTCGCCGGATTCCTGGTCGGCGGCCGCACCACGCGGGCGGGCTGA
- a CDS encoding alanine, valine and leucine rich membrane protein, with product MVDQGLVVLLALLAAVFLAIGIVVRQRATLDVPEEHGISTVMVTTLLRRPLWWAGTAAALAGYGFQALALIKGSLLLVQPILTSALLFALPLSARLANRRVTRREWMWAMVLTAALAVFVLLAKTRPGDYEASVPLSVLVAVVCAGAVTACVILAVRTAGWKRAVLLAVTVGLLFGVVALLTKIVMFLLANGGVGKVVTTPALYLLLVLGVLAVFLQQSAFHAGSLQTSVPTMLVLEPVVAVVLGAVVLGEHMTVGGVKAIAISAAVVAMAAATIALGREEGALEEELEAEAAAAAAKHGP from the coding sequence GTGGTAGATCAGGGTCTGGTCGTCCTGCTCGCCCTGCTCGCCGCGGTCTTCTTGGCGATCGGCATCGTGGTTCGGCAGCGCGCCACCTTGGACGTACCGGAGGAGCACGGCATCAGCACCGTGATGGTGACGACGCTGCTGCGCAGGCCGCTGTGGTGGGCCGGCACGGCCGCCGCGCTGGCAGGCTATGGCTTTCAGGCCCTCGCTTTGATCAAGGGTTCGTTGCTCCTTGTTCAGCCCATTCTGACCTCGGCCCTCCTGTTCGCTCTGCCGCTGAGCGCGAGGCTCGCCAACCGTCGGGTCACTCGCCGGGAGTGGATGTGGGCGATGGTGCTCACCGCGGCGCTGGCGGTGTTCGTGCTGCTTGCCAAGACCCGGCCAGGTGACTACGAGGCGTCCGTTCCCCTTTCCGTTCTCGTAGCAGTCGTCTGCGCCGGTGCGGTGACCGCATGTGTGATCCTGGCCGTCCGCACCGCCGGGTGGAAACGTGCGGTGTTGCTCGCGGTCACGGTCGGGTTGCTGTTCGGCGTCGTCGCGTTGCTGACGAAAATCGTGATGTTCCTGCTCGCCAATGGCGGCGTGGGCAAGGTGGTGACCACCCCTGCGCTCTACCTGCTTCTGGTGCTGGGCGTCCTCGCGGTGTTCCTGCAACAGTCCGCATTCCACGCAGGATCCCTACAGACCTCGGTGCCGACGATGCTGGTTCTCGAACCGGTGGTCGCCGTTGTGCTGGGCGCGGTGGTCCTCGGCGAGCATATGACTGTCGGCGGCGTGAAGGCGATCGCGATCTCAGCCGCCGTCGTCGCGATGGCTGCGGCCACGATTGCGCTTGGCCGCGAGGAGGGCGCGCTCGAAGAGGAACTCGAGGCGGAGGCCGCCGCCGCGGCGGCCAAACACGGGCCCTAG
- a CDS encoding anti-anti-sigma regulatory factor (antagonist of anti-sigma factor) has product MTRNQFRLEPGDAEAPPVVTAVGEIDLANVDEFSDVLSRAAEDNSSVTVDLTGVTYCDSAALRELFSVAANAKLELVVPTNGPITTLLGISGLDKVATVTVID; this is encoded by the coding sequence GTGACCCGCAACCAGTTCCGGCTCGAGCCCGGGGACGCTGAGGCACCCCCGGTCGTCACCGCGGTCGGCGAGATCGACTTGGCGAACGTCGACGAGTTCAGCGACGTGCTGTCACGCGCGGCCGAGGACAACTCCTCCGTCACGGTCGACCTCACCGGGGTCACCTACTGCGACAGCGCCGCCCTGCGGGAGCTGTTCTCTGTCGCGGCCAACGCCAAACTCGAACTGGTCGTGCCCACGAACGGGCCGATCACCACACTTCTCGGGATCTCCGGCCTCGACAAGGTCGCGACGGTCACCGTCATCGATTGA